The segment AGCCTTGCGGTAAGTTACATTCCCAAGATAATATTTCTCTTTAAATTTAATTTTTACTACTGAGTCAGAAGACTTTATCGACCTTACAGTTCCAAACTGTTCCTCAATACACCACAAATCGCAAACCCAGCCCGGAATTGCCGTTCCACGATGTTCAAACAAGGAAGAATCGACCTTTTTTCGCCACAAAGGAAAATCAATATTAGAACGTTCTGCTTTCATTGTCATAATCGGATGTAAAAGTTATAAAAGGACTAAACATTTCATGAAGGATCTCAATAAGCAGTAATATATGAAAATTGCCCGAAATATACAATAAATCGACCCGCAAAAAATTAACGAATTCAACATTATTTGCAAGTAACAAAAAAAGAAGTGCTAACAATCTTTTTTCAACTCGCAATTGGATTAATGTTTATCTAAACTAAACACGCCTTTAATGAATAAAATCTATAATTTTAAGAACTTAACGACAATAATCCGGATAAAAGGCTAAAAAAATATAAATTTAACGTTGATTAAGCACTAGGTTCAGTGTAGGCATTTTGAATCTGGTGAAAACTCTGAAAGATTCACCAGAATGGCATTTCTTATTTTTTTGCTCAACAGTTCTATATATTTTTAAGAATCATAAATTTAACCAATTAATGGCACATAATATGAGATTTAATTTTGACAAGTCGGCTTTTGGTCGACATGAATCTTTTGGATTAAGATACGGATGGCTGACTAAAGGATTTAATGCATTCCAAGAAGACCCTAGTGTTTTTGAGAACGAGGACGCCACGGTTATCCTTGGAGTCGGTAAAAACATGGTTAAGTCCATCAAAAATTGGCTTTTCTCTGCAAATTTGATTTCTAGAGAAGTGAATGGAATTTGTGCAACTGATATTGGAAAACTTCTTTTTGGAAAAAAAGGATATGATCACTATTTAGAAAATGAAGGCACTATTTGGTTACTGCATTGGCTTTTAGCGACAAATGCTGAATCTTCTACTGTATTCTATTGGTTTTTTAACCTATTCCATAGGACTGAGTTTAAAAATGATGACATTCTAAAGTCCTTAGAACAATTTGTTGAAAGTGATTTAAAAGCAAACTACTCTCATAATACTCTTAAACAAGATATACAAATACTTTTAAGGATGTACTCTCATACTAGGGAAAGTGGCAATAATGAGCATTTAAAAGAGCTAGATTGTCCTCTTTCTAGCCTACAACTTATAGCCTACTATAAAGACGCTAAATCTTACCAATCAAAAATAGAAAAAAGGGATCATATTCCTTTAGGTATATTTGGATATGCGTTGCTAGATGTATTCTCTGCGATGAATTTCAAAGAAATACCTTTAGAAAAGCTCATCTATAACCAAGATGGTTACGCTACCATTGGTTCAATTTTTCGCTTATCTGAAAATGGATTTATTTATCACGTTGAAAAATTAATGGCGGCCATGCCAAATGTTTTTGAATACAGTGAGTCCTCAGGGCTACGACAGCTCTATCTTTTAGATGAGAAAATTTCTAAATACGACCTCCTAAAATGGCATTTTGACCAGTAAAATGACGATGAATATAAATATCGATAGAAACTATACCAGATCTGTAAATATTAGCCGTGATGCAGAATCAAGCTGTCTATCCCGTGAATACATCCCGACAGCTAGATCATTATACACGCTTGACCGCATAGCGAAAACAATTTCCTTTGAAGATACACCACGATCATGGACACTAGTTGGTCCCTATGGAGCAGGAAAATCTTCCTTTGGGTTATTCTTGGCATCATTACTTGGAAATTCTGAAGCCCGGGTTTCCGTTGAAGCAAGAAAACAGCTCGTCTCCGTTTCCCCAGAACATAGCTCGGCTTTTCTGGATAAAACGACAAGTGGAAAGGGGTTCCTAACAATAATTATAACAGGAAGCTCTGAACCTTTTTCAAATAATTTTTTTCGCTCCATGCAGCAAAGCGTGAAAAACTATTGGGCTCCAATCACTGGCCCAAGACCCCAAATATATAAAAGTATTTTAGAAACAAAAACCACACCGACCTCGTCTAAAATAATCTATTTTTTAGAACAATTGAAAATTGAACTATCTCAAAAAGGAAGTAAAGGAATACTAATTCTAGTTGATGAATTGGGTAAATTTCTTGAATACGAAGCCCGTCACAAAACGGATAATGACATTTATCTTCTGCAAGAACTAGCTGAATATGCGCATAAAGGCTCTGAAGTTAATACCTACATTATAACACTCACTCATCAAGCTTTTGATCAATACGTATCCAGTGGGAATAAAAGTCAACAGGAAGAATGGGCCAAAATTCAAGGTAGATATGAAAACATTCCCTACATTGAACCTGTCGACCAAACTCTCAAAATTGTGGCCAAAGCAATACAGTCTACAGCAGACCTTAATAGTGAGCTTACAAACGAAATAAACTCAGCGGTTTCTGCAATTTCTGAAATCAAGGCGCTCCCTATAGGGCTTGATCACGAGGCTGCAAACAAACTTTTTGAGAGCTGCTATCCACTTCATCCTCTTACAGCCATATTACTTCCTCTGCTTTGTCAAAAGGTAGCTCAAAATGAACGAACCCTATTCAGTTTTCTTGGCAGCGATGAGCCTTTTGGATTTAAATACAACCTCCAAAACCATCTAGAAACTGAAGGATTTATATATCCTTGGGCAATCTATGATTATTTTATTGCAAATCAATCTGCCACAATATTTGACCACTTAACACACCGTCGTTGGGCAGAGGTCGTATCAGCCCTTGAAAGGCTCGGGGATGCTCGACCTTCAGAAATAAACTTACTTAAGACTATTGGTCTGATTAATATAATTGGAGCGCACGGAGCTATCAAAGCTTCAGACAATTTACTGCGTGCAGCTTCCCCTCATAATACTCTGAACTACGGACAAGACATCACGGCGCTACAGGGAAAATCACTAATACAATTTAGAAAATTTAATGAAGAATATCGAGTCTGGCAGGGAAGCGATTTTGATATAGAAACAGCAGTAGATGAGGAACTAAGCCAAATTAAAGGATTCGATCTTCCTGCGAATCTAAACTCTCGCAATGTGCTACCAGCAATTGTTGCGAACAGACATTCAATCACAACAGGAACCTTTAGATTCTATTCGGTCTACTTTGCAGACAAACACTCTGCTTCAAAAATTAACAATGATAATTCCCCTAAAATCATCTATTTTCTTACGTCTGATAAAGAATCAAGTTCAAAGGAGTTTACAAAACTAGCTGCTAAACTCGATGATATGACAGTTTTAGCTTTATGCGATAATTATGATGATATTCATAAAGCAGTAAGTAGAGTCATCGCCCTAAGGCGAGTACGCGATAATAGAAATGAATTAAACTCAGACCCCGTATCTTTGCGTGAATTTAAAGACAGCCTAATTGCAGCAAGGGACTATGAAGATTCTCTTCTCATCCAGCTGATTAAAAATCCTGAGCAATACCGTTGGACATGGAAAAATAAAAAATTATTGATCGCAACGACAACAGATTTTCAAAAAAAACTTTCAAACATTCTTTCTGAAGTTTATAATTTATCCCCAACCATTAAGAATGAATTAATTAACAAACAAAATCCATCTGCTCAGGCTTCCACTGGTCGCAATAGGCTCATTGCAGCCATGTTTAAAAATGAAAACCAAGAAAACTTAGGAATTATCAAATACCCCTCCGAAAGAAGTATTTATGATGCAGTCTTAAAAGCAACTGGCTTGCACAAAAAAGCGGGTGACTCCTGGGAATTTGGACCGCCATCAAAAAAAAATGACCGGTACAACATCCTTCCAGTTTGGAATAAAATCCAACACTTCTTAGAAGAAACTGAAGATAAACCCAGACCTTTTACAGATCTTAACTTCGAATTATCAGCACCTCCCTTTGGAATAAAAGAAGGGGTTCTGCCTATCTTATACGCCGCTGCGTACTTATATAATAGATCGGAAATAGCTTTGTATGAAGATGGTAAATACCTGCCATTGCTACAGCCAAGCCGTTACGAACTCTTTATAAAAAGAATGGATCTATTTTCCGTTCAACTCTTCAAGCTTTCAGGGGCAAATGAATCTTTATTCAGACAGTATGGCAAAGCATTTTTTAACGGCAACTCTCCCACGGACCTGCAGGCAATTGCTAGGCCCTTTGCAATGCTTATGCATAATTTACCGGAATATTCAAAAAAAACAGAATCACTACCTCAAAAGGCAATTCAAATACGAAAAGCATACTTTGAAGCCCCATCTCCAGAAGAATTATTCTTCAAGAGACTACCAATCGCCTGTGGATATGAGAACTTAACCACTACCCCTGATCAATTAAGCTTTTTCACCAAAGAACTAATTGAAGCACTACGAGCCCTAAAGTATGTATACCAAGATCTACTTAAAGATCTTCAAGCATCCCTTTGCCAAGCTTTT is part of the Maridesulfovibrio ferrireducens genome and harbors:
- a CDS encoding DUF4007 family protein, with the protein product MKTLKDSPEWHFLFFCSTVLYIFKNHKFNQLMAHNMRFNFDKSAFGRHESFGLRYGWLTKGFNAFQEDPSVFENEDATVILGVGKNMVKSIKNWLFSANLISREVNGICATDIGKLLFGKKGYDHYLENEGTIWLLHWLLATNAESSTVFYWFFNLFHRTEFKNDDILKSLEQFVESDLKANYSHNTLKQDIQILLRMYSHTRESGNNEHLKELDCPLSSLQLIAYYKDAKSYQSKIEKRDHIPLGIFGYALLDVFSAMNFKEIPLEKLIYNQDGYATIGSIFRLSENGFIYHVEKLMAAMPNVFEYSESSGLRQLYLLDEKISKYDLLKWHFDQ